ATGGCGCTGAACACCGTAGGACCGACGATCATGCAGTTCGGAACGGACGAGCAGAAGGCCTACTTCCTGCCGCGGATCCTCTCCGGCGAACTCGACTTCGCCATCGGCTACAGCGAACCCGACGCCGGTACGGACCTCGCCTCGCTGAAGACGAAGGCGGTGCGGGAGGGCGACGAGGAGACCGGTTACTACACGGTCAACGGACAGAAGATCTGGACCACGAACGGCGACACGGCGGACTGGGTCTGGCTGGCCGTCCGCACGGCGACTCCGGAGGAGGGCGTCCCGCTCCACAAGGGCATCACCATGCTCCTGGTCCCCACGAGCGACCCCGGCTACTCCTGCACCCTCATCAACACCCTCGCCTCGCACGACACGACCGCCAGCTACTACGAGAACGTCCGCGTCCCCGTCTCCCGGCGCGTCGGCGAGGAGAACAAGGGCTGGCGCCTGATCACGAACCAGCTCAACCACGAACGCGTCACGCTCGCCGCGCACGGCACCATGGCGATCCGCGCCCTCCACAATGTCCAACGCTGGGCGATGGACACCAAACTGGCCGACGGCCGCCGCGTCATCGACCTCAACTGGGTCCGCGGACGCCTCGCGAAGACCCACGCGAGGCTGGACGCGATGAAGCTCCTCAACTGGCAGATGGTGAACGCCGTCCAGAACGGCACCCTCACTCCACAGGACGCCTCCGCGGTGAAGGTCTACGGCTCGGAGGCGCGCCGCGACGCGTACGCCTGGCTGATGGAGGTCGTCGCCTCGGCCGGCGCCCTGAAAGAGGGCTCGTCGGGCGCGGTCCTCCACGGTGAGCTGGAACGCGGCTACCGCTCGGCGGTGATCTTCACGTTCGGCGGCGGCAACAACGAGATCCAGCGCGAGATCATCTCGTGGATCGGCCTGGGAATGCCGAGGGTCCGCCGCTGAGAACCCGTTGCGTGCCGCTGCGCCCCGTCAAGAGGCAGTCGTACGGCCCCGGTTGAGTACCCTGCGGGCGTGGAGAGCGATACGGACGCGAACACGGAAGACTGGCTGGACGAGATGCCTGGGGAGCGCGGGGTCCTGTGGTTCTCGCTCATCCACATCCCGACGCCGAGATCGCAACGGTCCTCGCGCACTTCCACCGGGTCCTGCGCCCCGGTGGGTCGTTGCTCCTCAGTTTCCACGTCGGGGACGAGCCGAAGCTGAAGACGGAGGGCTACGGCGGCCACCCGATGAAGGTCTACGTCCACCGCCTCGGGGGAATTCTGCTCGCACGACGTCATCCGCAGCGGTCGGCACCCGGCCACGGTCAAGCGAAGGGGTACTGACGTGCGCGCACGAGGCATCAACTACGACACCGGGTTCCTCCCAGGGAAAGAACTCTCCCGCAAGGACTTCACCCCTGAAACGGTCCGGCACGACATGAGGGTGATCGCCGAGG
The sequence above is a segment of the Streptomyces sp. Je 1-369 genome. Coding sequences within it:
- a CDS encoding acyl-CoA dehydrogenase family protein codes for the protein MHLEYTPEQQQLRTELRAYFAELVPDDASARYGEPAAQKRFYRETVRRLGSDGWLGVGWPEEYGGRGLSPMEQFIFFDEAAQAGVPLPLMALNTVGPTIMQFGTDEQKAYFLPRILSGELDFAIGYSEPDAGTDLASLKTKAVREGDEETGYYTVNGQKIWTTNGDTADWVWLAVRTATPEEGVPLHKGITMLLVPTSDPGYSCTLINTLASHDTTASYYENVRVPVSRRVGEENKGWRLITNQLNHERVTLAAHGTMAIRALHNVQRWAMDTKLADGRRVIDLNWVRGRLAKTHARLDAMKLLNWQMVNAVQNGTLTPQDASAVKVYGSEARRDAYAWLMEVVASAGALKEGSSGAVLHGELERGYRSAVIFTFGGGNNEIQREIISWIGLGMPRVRR
- a CDS encoding class I SAM-dependent methyltransferase, whose product is MVLAHPHPDAEIATVLAHFHRVLRPGGSLLLSFHVGDEPKLKTEGYGGHPMKVYVHRLGGILLARRHPQRSAPGHGQAKGY